The proteins below come from a single Esox lucius isolate fEsoLuc1 chromosome 7, fEsoLuc1.pri, whole genome shotgun sequence genomic window:
- the htr3b gene encoding 5-hydroxytryptamine receptor 3B has translation LAPLAELLPDKPKRSALNQLTRALLRKYDCGVRPVQTWTSPTLIYIDLILQSVLDVDGKTQQVTTSIWYRQIWTDEFLVWDPEEFDGITEISLSSDTIWVPDLIISEFVDVGESPAIPYVYVNSSGMVKNNKPIQVVSACDLEMYAFPFDKHSCPLTFRSWLHSVTEVNLTLWRSADEIANNQKSFMDDGEWELLSVPSRYWQVHQDEKDYAHIQFNVLIRRRPLLYVVSLVIPSIFLMVVDIISFYLPPNSGTRITFKTSVLLGYTVFRVNLMDEMPATAIRTPLIGVFFAVCMALLVLNLAISILVVKLLHHNEKEVKEMSVSACLLDKYGSSSQTFLESNFTSVKTLDDVDQCGGYEFDLAPDEDLLSLSEPQESSPQLERLLQEVVALRLYLQDGERDDSAQSEWVALCCKVDLILFRVYLFILVVYTSTLVILWASWSSI, from the exons AAATACGACTGTGGAGTGAGACCTGTTCAGACCTGGACCAGTCCCACACTAATCTACATAGACCTCATCCTGCAGTCAGTTCTTGATGTG GATGGAAAGACCCAGCAAGTTACCACAAGCATTTGGTACCGGCAG ATCTGGACGGATGAGTTCCTGGTGTGGGATCCTGAGGAGTTTGATGGGATCACTGAGATCTCACTGTCCTCTGACACCATATGGGTTCCGGATCTAATCATCAGTGAATT TGTGGATGTAGGAGAGTCTCCGGCCATCCCCTACGTGTATGTCAACTCTTCAGGGATGGTGAAGAACAACAAGCCCATCCAGGTGGTGTCTGCATGTGACCTGGAGATGTATGCCTTCCCCTTCGACAAGCACAGCTGCCCTCTGACCTTCCGCAGCTGGCTTCACTCTG TGACTGAGGTGAACCTTACCTTATGGAGGAGTGCAGACGAGATCGCCAATAATCAGAAGTCCTTCATGGATGATGGCGAGTGGGAACTGTTGTCCGTGCCCTCCCGctattggcaggtccaccaggATGAAAAAGACTACGCCCACATCCAGTTCAAC GTCTTGATCCGCCGGCGCCCCCTGCTGTATGTGGTGAGTCTGGTCATTCCCAGCATCTTCCTTATGGTGGTGGACATCATCAGCTTCTACCTGCCACCTAACAGTGGCACGCGCATCACCTTCAAGACCAGTGTCCTCCTGGGCTACACTGTCTTCAGGGTCAACCTGATGGATGAGATGCCTGCCACTGCCATCAGAACACCACTCATAG GGGTGTTCTTTGCCGTGTGCATGGCTCTGCTGGTGCTGAATTTAGCCATTTCCATCTTGGTAGTGAAGCTCCTTCACCACAATGAGAAGGAGGTCAAGGAGATGTCAgtgtctgcctgcctccttGACAAGTACGGCTCATCCAGCCAGACCTTCCTTGAGAGCAACTTCACCTCTGTCAAAACGCTGGACGACGTAGATCAGTGTGGAG GCTACGAGTTTGACCTAGCTCCAGACGAGGACCTGCTGTCCCTTAGTGAGCCCCAGGAGAGTTCTCCTCAGCTGGAGAGGCTGCTACAGGAAGTGGTGGCCCTGCGACTCTACCTACAGGACGGGGAGAGGGACGACTCAGCTCAGTCTGAATGGGTGGCCCTCTGCTGCAAGGTGGATCTCATTCTGTTCAGAGTTTACCTGTTCATCCTGGTCGTCTACACCAGCACCCTGGTCATACTGTGGGCCAGCTGGAGCTCTATATGA